The following are encoded in a window of Panicum virgatum strain AP13 chromosome 5N, P.virgatum_v5, whole genome shotgun sequence genomic DNA:
- the LOC120671815 gene encoding uncharacterized protein LOC120671815, translating into MAHKSTRTMMALFVAVLVVAAAASLPAATAYGCYDDCYERCANGKDDPVCTKMCNQACGPADQGAAAGAGGAPKA; encoded by the coding sequence ATGGCCCACAAGAGCACTCGGACGATGATGGCCCTGTTCGTGGCCGttctggtggtggcggcggcggcgtccctgcCCGCGGCCACCGCGTACGGGTGCTACGACGACTGCTACGAGCGGTGCGCCAACGGCAAGGACGACCCCGTCTGCACCAAGATGTGCAACCAGGCGTGCGGCCCCGCCGACCAGGGGGCTGCCGCCGGTGCCGGGGGCGCGCCCAAGGCTTGA